One Thiocapsa sp. genomic window, GCCTGCCGGCGACCATTCGCAGCCGTTGCGGTCAGATCCGCATCCCGACGCCGTCCACCGCGGATGCGCTCGCCTGGCTGGCCGGACGGATTCCCCGGGAGACCGCCGCCTTGCGCCTCTGTCTCGCGCATGGCGGACCGCTGCGTGCGGTGGACGAGCTCGACGACGCCCGGCTCGAGCAGCGGCGCGAGCGGATCGCCGGGTTCCTCGCGATCGCCCGCGGGGAGCGCGACCCGCTTGCGGAGGCGTCGGCTTGGAACGGCCTCGGACCACGGCTATGCTTGGATTGGTTGTCCGGCTGGCTGGTCGACCTGGTGCGTCTGGCCGTAAGCGAGCACCCGACACGGCTCGATAACCCGGATCAACGCGAGGCCTTGCGCACGCTCGCACGGCGTCTTGAGCCAGCCTCTCTGCATCGGCTCCTGCAACGCGTCCTGCGTGCGCGTGCCCTGGTGGAAACCAGGGCAAATCCCCAACTGCTGCTTGAATCCTTGTCGATCGAATGGCTCCGCGTCGGTGCGGGGCAAGCCCTCAGGAGATCTTGACCCATGGCGATACCGGGCGCGTCCAACGGGTCCCTCGCGGGACAGCAGCGTATCCTCAGCTTCGCGATCAAGGACAAGGCTGCGCTCTATGCCGCCTTCATGCCCTTCGTCAAAAACGGCGGACTCTTCATCCCGACAACGAAACGCTACCAGCTCGGCGACGAGATCTTTCTTCTGCTGCAGTTGATGGAGGAGACCGAGCGCATCCCGGTTGCCGGCAAGGTGGTCTGGGTCACGCCGCCGGGTGCCGAGGGCAGCCGTGCGATCGGGGTCGGCGTGCAGTTCAGCGACCAGGATAAGGGGATGGCCCGCCGCAAGATCGAGGACTATCTCGTCGGCGTGCTCAACTCGGATCGTCCCACACACACCATGTAGTGTAGCCGTGCAGAGATTCCGAGACCGTCCGAGATCATCTTCGTTGTCGTTGTCGTAGCCCTATCGATTGTCGATTACGACAACGACAACGACAACGACAACGAACGGTATGGATACATCTGCCGTGCTGCACTAGGAGAGCGAATGTTCGTCGATTCCCATTGTCACCTCGATCGGGTGGATCTTCGCCGATACGATGGCGACTTCACCGGTCTCATGCAGGCGACCGCCGACGCCGGGGTCACCCATATGCTCTGCGTCTCGATCGATCTGGAGCACTATCCGGACATGCGACGCCTGGTCGATCCCTTCGAGCAGGTCGCCGTCTCGGTCGGCGTGCATCCGAACCAGGAGCACGGCGAGGAGCCGACCGTGGAGACCCTGGTGGCTCTGGCGGCGGATCCGCGAAACGTCGCGATCGGCGAGACCGGACTGGACTATTTCCATCGCGATCTGGATCCCGCTCGGCAGCGCGAGCGTTTCCGCGTTCACATTGCCGCGGCACGCGCGTGCGGAAAACCGCTGATTATCCACACGCGCGATGCGCGCGAGGACACGATTGCGGTCCTGCGCGAGGAGGGTGCCGATGCGGTCGGCGGGGTGCTGCACTGCTTCACCGAGAATTGGGAGATGGCGAAGGCCGGCATGGATCTGGGTTTTTATGTCTCCTTTTCCGGGATCGTCACCTTCAAGAACGCCGAGGAGCTGCGCGACGTGGCCCGCCGCGTCCCGCTCGATCGCCTGCTCATCGAGACCGATTCGCCCTACCTTGCACCCATGCCCCATCGCGGCAAACCCAACGAGCCCAAGCTGGTCGCCCATGTCGCGAGCCGTATCGCCGAGCTGCGCGGGATGGATCCGGAGGAGATTGCCGCGGTCACACGCGAGAATTATTTCCGACTGTTCGCTTGCTCGGGCCGTTTGTCGCCGCAGGGTAAATAACCGGCCGTCGGTTCCGGGTCGTGTTTGAGCGCCTCCCGCACGGTGTCGCACACCGTCTTGAGCACCTTGATCCGCGCATAGGGTTTGTCGTTGCCCTCCACCAGGGTCCACGCCGCATGCTTGGTGCTGGTGCGCACCACCATCTCGTTGATCGCGTCCTTGTATTGCGGCCATTTCTCGCGGTTGCGCCAGTCATCTTCGGTGATCTTGTACTGCTTGTACGGGACACTCTCGCGATCCTTGAAGCGTCTGAGCTGCTCGTCCTGGCTGATGTGGATCCAGAATTTGAGCAGGATCACGCCGCTGTCCACGAGCTGCTCCTCGAAGCGATTGATCTCCGAGTAGGCGCGTCGCCACTCGGCATCGCCGGCAAAACCCTCGACCCGTTCGACCAGGACACGTCCGTACCAGGACCGATCGTAGAGTGTGATGTAGCCCGCCCGCGGGATGTGGCGCCAGAAACGCCACAGATAGTGGTGTGACTTCTCCTCGTCGGTGGGCGCGGCGACCGGGATGGCGCGATAGAGGCGCGCATCGATGGCGGTCGTGATCCGGCGGATCGCGCCGCCCTTGCCGCCGGCATCCACACCCTCGAACATCAGCACGGTCGATCGCTTCTTGTTGTAGGCGCTCCAGGCCAGCTCGTTGATCTCGGTCTGCAGGCGCTTCATCTCGGCCTTGTAGGTGTCCTTGTCCAAGGCGAGCGAG contains:
- the holB gene encoding DNA polymerase III subunit delta' produces the protein MTEPTPLAFDAALPWLAEDWMRLNQARRDGRLAHGLLFSGPRGIGKRHLVELLARSMLCGTPTADGLACGRCADCALIAAASHPDLLRVGPDPEAKSEEIPVAAIRALVERGALTPSRAAWKVTLVDPADHLNAAAANALLKTLEEPPGSALIVLVTEQPGRLPATIRSRCGQIRIPTPSTADALAWLAGRIPRETAALRLCLAHGGPLRAVDELDDARLEQRRERIAGFLAIARGERDPLAEASAWNGLGPRLCLDWLSGWLVDLVRLAVSEHPTRLDNPDQREALRTLARRLEPASLHRLLQRVLRARALVETRANPQLLLESLSIEWLRVGAGQALRRS
- a CDS encoding TatD family hydrolase, translating into MFVDSHCHLDRVDLRRYDGDFTGLMQATADAGVTHMLCVSIDLEHYPDMRRLVDPFEQVAVSVGVHPNQEHGEEPTVETLVALAADPRNVAIGETGLDYFHRDLDPARQRERFRVHIAAARACGKPLIIHTRDAREDTIAVLREEGADAVGGVLHCFTENWEMAKAGMDLGFYVSFSGIVTFKNAEELRDVARRVPLDRLLIETDSPYLAPMPHRGKPNEPKLVAHVASRIAELRGMDPEEIAAVTRENYFRLFACSGRLSPQGK
- a CDS encoding PilZ domain-containing protein, which codes for MAIPGASNGSLAGQQRILSFAIKDKAALYAAFMPFVKNGGLFIPTTKRYQLGDEIFLLLQLMEETERIPVAGKVVWVTPPGAEGSRAIGVGVQFSDQDKGMARRKIEDYLVGVLNSDRPTHTM